The following DNA comes from Alienimonas californiensis.
GGCCGGGGGCGCCGGGCGCGGGGGTCGCCCGGGACGGGGCGGCCCAGCCCGGGGCGGACTGCGGGAGGGCAAGATTCGGACTGCCCGCCGGAGCCGGCATCGCGTTCGGCATCAACTCGAAGCCGCCGTCGATCGACGAATGCGGCGGGGCGAAGCGGTGTTCCGGCGCGAAACCGTGTTGCGGGGCGAAGCTGGCGGGGCCGGGCTGGCCGTAGTGCTGCGGAACGGGCGCCCCGTACGCCTGTGGGGCGACCTGAGCGGCGGGATAGCCCTCGCCGGCGTACCCGCCGGCATGGCAGACCGGGCCGCAGCCGGGGGCGCTGCCGGGGCCGCAGGGGTCGGACCCGGGCGCCTCGATGATGCCCAGGTGGAACAGTTCGCGGGTGGTCGGGGCGGCGGAGGAGCGGCCGGGCCCGCCGCAGGGCACCTCGTGGGGGTTCAGCCCGGCGACCGGGTGCGGGGTGACGAGGATGACCAGTTCGGTCTCGGCCTCCTCGTACTTCACCCGCCGGAACGCCGCGCCGATGCCGGGCAGTTCGCCTAGGAACGGCACCTTCTGGGCGGCGGCCTGCTGGGTGTTCTGGATCAGGCCGGCGATCATCAGCGTTTTGCCGAACTCCAGTTCGACCTGCGTGTTCGTCTGGCGCTGGGAGAGGCCGGGCACCGTGGTGCCGGAGATCGTCGTGCCGCGGGAGAAGTCCAGGTCGGAGACGCTCGCGGCCAGTTCCAGCCGGACGCGGCCGCCGCCGAGCATGATCGGCACCGCGGACAGCTCCACGCCGTAGGGGCGGTACTCGATGCCGACGCTGCCGAGGCCCTGCGGAATGGGGATCGGGAATTCGCCGCCCGCCTGGAAGTAGCTGGGCCGCCCGTTGCTGGCGACCTGCACCGGCTCGCTGAGGACCTTCAGCAGGCGTTCTTCCCGCAGGGCCCGCACGAACGCCTGGAAGACGCCGGAACTGCTGACGACGCCCGCGGCGAGGGTCGGATTGGCGATGGCGGCCGCCGGGAACTGCAGGCTCGGCGAGCCGCCCAGCGGCAGGCCGGTGTTGCCGGAGCCCACCCCGCCGATGCCCGCCAGCGGGACGACGTCGCCGACGGTGCTGCTGAAGAACCCGTCCTCGCCGAACCAACTGAGGTTGATGCCCATCTCCTGGGCCTTGCTCCGCTGCACCTCCATGAACACGACGTTCAGCTGAACCTGCTGCGGGGCGGCGACCCGCATCTGGTTCAGGATGTTCTCCGGCGGGAAGTACTGGCTGGCGACTTCGACGATCTGGGACACCTGCTCCGGCCGGGTGATCCAGCCGCGGAGCACCACGCTGGTGTCGGTCAGGCCGTAGACCTCCACCGCGGTGCCGGGGAACAGCCGGTTGATCGCCGCCTGCAGGGCCCGGGCGTCGGCGGTGACGAGCACTTCAATCGAGAACGTCCGCTGGATGCCGTCGGCGTCGACGGCCAACAGGTCGACCTGCGTGACGCCCGGGCTGGCGGCGTAGAGCCGCAGGGAGGCGTTGTCCTCCGCGGTGACGGTGACGACGTTCTCGTCGAACCCGCCGGCGTCCGTCCACTTCATGCCCGGCGGGAGCAACACCCGCTTGGCGTAGGTCTTGACGATCTCGGTTTTCGTACGGGGCTCGGAGAGCCGCACGACGGACTCGCCCG
Coding sequences within:
- a CDS encoding type II and III secretion system protein family protein, whose amino-acid sequence is MSVARTARPTASGHAGSGSADLRALRRSARWRRFVGAGALFALPALGWAQDGAGAPPLAASATGIAAPESAASAAAAGILESTAGESVVRLSEPRTKTEIVKTYAKRVLLPPGMKWTDAGGFDENVVTVTAEDNASLRLYAASPGVTQVDLLAVDADGIQRTFSIEVLVTADARALQAAINRLFPGTAVEVYGLTDTSVVLRGWITRPEQVSQIVEVASQYFPPENILNQMRVAAPQQVQLNVVFMEVQRSKAQEMGINLSWFGEDGFFSSTVGDVVPLAGIGGVGSGNTGLPLGGSPSLQFPAAAIANPTLAAGVVSSSGVFQAFVRALREERLLKVLSEPVQVASNGRPSYFQAGGEFPIPIPQGLGSVGIEYRPYGVELSAVPIMLGGGRVRLELAASVSDLDFSRGTTISGTTVPGLSQRQTNTQVELEFGKTLMIAGLIQNTQQAAAQKVPFLGELPGIGAAFRRVKYEEAETELVILVTPHPVAGLNPHEVPCGGPGRSSAAPTTRELFHLGIIEAPGSDPCGPGSAPGCGPVCHAGGYAGEGYPAAQVAPQAYGAPVPQHYGQPGPASFAPQHGFAPEHRFAPPHSSIDGGFELMPNAMPAPAGSPNLALPQSAPGWAAPSRATPAPGAPGLPGLPIEPAPAPVPTEDDPDAAPNAGAAPNAGAGPSREANRFAPQYAPAPQRSAMAPTSYAPRALGGVQPAGGVQAGAPHVVPAAYQHAFPPAAPAEEASAAPGFTSGFGTFGTGRVTAPPPTRR